One Octopus sinensis linkage group LG20, ASM634580v1, whole genome shotgun sequence DNA window includes the following coding sequences:
- the LOC115222668 gene encoding uncharacterized protein LOC115222668 produces the protein MFMGSLPTFTGDATLWFSQLEAQFRAQSITPEQQLQILYGCMPPQLASTARDLITDPSPGATYAPVKLEVEKRNTRSEESRFNELMADEELGDRTPSEFLRRLRELSGNASDAPLLRKIFFSRLPAYIQTVLATGLETNTVDQIATMADKMVEFAVQPSSRSACACSQTSSASIEGLSKLIETLTKRMDAMCRDGKRSSKSRSRSRSSSRSTQSKSGLCWYHSKYGENAHRCTQPCTYKSLN, from the coding sequence ATGTTTATGGGTTCGTTACCTACTTTTACAGGTGATGCCACACTGTGGTTTTCACAGTTAGAGGCACAATTTCGTGCACAAAGTATTACTCCCGAGCAGCAGTTGCAAATCCTTTATGGTTGCATGCCGCCTCAACTGGCATCTACAGCAAGAGACCTTATCACAGACCCTAGTCCAGGCGCTACTTATGCGCCTGTTAAATTAGAGGTAGAGAAAAGAAATACACGAAGCGAAGAAAGTCGTTTCAACGAATTAATGGCAGATGAGGAACTCGGAGACAGGACTCCGTCAGAATTTTTACGAAGACTGAGGGAGTTAAGTGGTAATGCATCAGACGCCCCTCTCCTTCGGAAGATTTTTTTTTCGAGGTTGCCCGCCTATATACAGACCGTTTTGGCAACCGGCTTAGAGACAAATACAGTGGACCAAATAGCAACGATGGCTGATAAGATGGTTGAATTTGCCGTTCAACCATCGTCACGGTCTGCTTGTGCCTGTTCACAAACTTCTTCGGCCTCAATTGAGGGGCTTTCTAAACTAATAGAAACCCTCACTAAAAGGATGGACGCGATGTGTCGCGATGGTAAGCGATCTTCAAAATCGCGGAGTCGCAGTCGTTCATCCTCGAGATCAACACAGTCTAAGTCTGGACTGTGTTGGTACCACTCCAAGTATGGAGAGAATGCACATAGGTGCACACAGCCATGCACTTATAAGTCTTTAAACTAG
- the LOC115222667 gene encoding uncharacterized protein LOC115222667, translating into MLVPDKSQSLNLESYVARLRRYFSALPPTDPRHQNPPSSVPSDLNSWMHVFIRDDSVKGPLVSPYKGPFRVISRTPKVFKLEINGRSETYFEVSTSFNDPTATTIVEPSHAPLTTPLFTHAPLSTPTSTTPPSSSQPASNRPYVTRSGRTVHWPEKLSKTIYI; encoded by the coding sequence atgttggtgccagacaagtcACAGTCTCTTAATTTAGAGTCTTATGTTGCTCGATTACGCAGATATTTTTCTGCCCTTCCTCCTACGGACCCTCGACACCAAAATCCTCCTTCTAGTGTGCCATCAGACCTTAATTCTTGGATGCATGTTTTTATTCGTGATGATTCTGTCAAAGGACCTCTTGTTTCTCcttataaaggaccttttcgtgtgaTTTCTCGCACGCCGAAGGTATTCAAACTTGAAATTAACGGTCGTTCGGAGACATATTTTGAGGTGTCCACATCTTTTAATGACCCCACTGCCACAACCATCGTTGAACCTTCACATGCACCTTTGACAACACCACTATTTACACATGCACCATTATCAACACCAACATCGACAACACCACCTTCGTCGTCGCAGCCTGCCTCGAACAGACCTTATGTTACGAGGTCAGGCAGAACTGTTCACTGGCCGGAAAAACTTTCCAaaactatttatatttga